A genomic window from Glycine max cultivar Williams 82 chromosome 17, Glycine_max_v4.0, whole genome shotgun sequence includes:
- the LOC100820463 gene encoding uncharacterized protein isoform X1, whose product MASATPKPRKRLAEFLNEEQEPFPLEVYLSESEYSKRWSLDDGDSSNNTSEKSTKSGLNKRKKGLLLPFCQVLKALYNKLGFNKESKNSLTKFHDQRNKNEGVPEPTIVQFSSDSSFTMFNSCQDIDEEGTSILSHIDQHLLYSHTLCNMGPQRRKRRRFIEGSHELLRKNPVQRAPNVSEEVRIMQQRIRSGVILPKKIREDSLLSAAIWSSLLDQSIKKGNCCTRELGVLLPGTNDVSQILKSKRVLHRIKKMLFDCVKDITITLPAQDDRKKGSRQFMGPLQIAKVLPQRTKKWGQQAGDGENLTYLLALDYLNSIMEWNKFEPHVKDISVEITDAILDNIHNEIVFEMIGNLTRNT is encoded by the exons ATGGCTTCAGCAACACCAAAACCACGAAAAAGGCTAGCAGAATTTCTCAATGAGGAGCAAGAACCTTTCCCCCTAGAGGTTTACCTTTCAGAAAGTGAGTATTCAAAAAGGTGGAGTTTGGATGATGGAGATTCAAGCAACAACACTTCAGAGAAATCAACCAAATCTGGcttaaacaaaaggaaaaagggtCTACTCCTCCCATTTTGCCAAGTTCTGAAAGCTCTATATAACAAGCTTGGTTTCaacaaagaaagcaaaaataGTCTAACCAAGTTTCATgaccaaagaaacaaaaatgaaggTGTTCCTGAACCTACTATTGTTCAGTTTTCATCAGATAGCAGCTTTACTATGTTCAATTCATGCCAAGATATTGATGAAGAGGGAACCTCCATTTTGTCACATATAGACCAGCACTTACTTTATTCTCACACTTTATGCAACATGGGACCCCAGAG AAGGAAGCGACGGAGATTCATAGAAGGTAGCCATGAATTACTGAGGAAGAATCCTGTACAAAGAGCTCCAAATG TGAGTGAGGAAGTTAGGATAATGCAACAGAGAATACGGAGTGGTGTCATTCTACCAAAGAAAATCAGAGAGGACTCACTGTTATCAGCAGCTATCTGGAGTAGTTTACTTGATCAGTCAATAAAGAAAGGTAATTGTTGTACTAGGGAGTTAGGAGTGCTTCTTCCTGGGACTAATGATGTTTCCCAGATATTGAAATCCAAAAGGGTGTTGCATAGGATAAAGAAGATGCTGTTTGATTGTGTGAAAGATATTACCATAACCCTTCCAGCACAAGACGACAGAAAGAAAGGTAGCAGACAATTCATGGGGCCTCTACAGATTGCAAAGGTCCTTCCTCAGAGAACAAAAAAATGGGGCCAACAAGCTGGTGATGGAGAAAACCTCACCTACTTACTCGCTTTGGATTACTTGAATTCAATCATGGAATGGAACAAGTTCGAACCGCACGTGAAGGACATTAGTGTTGAGATCACTGATGCAATTTTAGATAACATCCACAATGAAATTGTATTTGAAATGATAGGAAATTTGACACGAAATACATAA
- the LOC100820463 gene encoding uncharacterized protein isoform X2 — MASATPKPRKRLAEFLNEEQEPFPLEVYLSESEYSKRWSLDDGDSSNNTSEKSTKSGLNKRKKGLLLPFCQVLKALYNKLGFNKESKNSLTKFHDQRNKNEGVPEPTIVQFSSDSSFTMFNSCQDIDEEGTSILSHIDQHLLYSHTLCNMGPQRRKRRRFIEGSHELLRKNPVQRAPNVSEEVRIMQQRIRSGVILPKKIREDSLLSAAIWSSLLDQSIKKG, encoded by the exons ATGGCTTCAGCAACACCAAAACCACGAAAAAGGCTAGCAGAATTTCTCAATGAGGAGCAAGAACCTTTCCCCCTAGAGGTTTACCTTTCAGAAAGTGAGTATTCAAAAAGGTGGAGTTTGGATGATGGAGATTCAAGCAACAACACTTCAGAGAAATCAACCAAATCTGGcttaaacaaaaggaaaaagggtCTACTCCTCCCATTTTGCCAAGTTCTGAAAGCTCTATATAACAAGCTTGGTTTCaacaaagaaagcaaaaataGTCTAACCAAGTTTCATgaccaaagaaacaaaaatgaaggTGTTCCTGAACCTACTATTGTTCAGTTTTCATCAGATAGCAGCTTTACTATGTTCAATTCATGCCAAGATATTGATGAAGAGGGAACCTCCATTTTGTCACATATAGACCAGCACTTACTTTATTCTCACACTTTATGCAACATGGGACCCCAGAG AAGGAAGCGACGGAGATTCATAGAAGGTAGCCATGAATTACTGAGGAAGAATCCTGTACAAAGAGCTCCAAATG TGAGTGAGGAAGTTAGGATAATGCAACAGAGAATACGGAGTGGTGTCATTCTACCAAAGAAAATCAGAGAGGACTCACTGTTATCAGCAGCTATCTGGAGTAGTTTACTTGATCAGTCAATAAAGAAAG GATAA
- the LOC100775563 gene encoding kinesin-like protein KIN-7N, with amino-acid sequence MEKICVAVRLRPLVSQDSSSSSVGTFWKVEDNRISLHKIHGTPLSASSYAFDHIFDERSTNASVYELLAKDIIHAALDGFNGTAFAYGQTSSGKTFTMNGSETDAGVIPRAVGDIFATMEMMSDREFLIRVSYMEIYNEEINDLLVVENQKLQIHESLERGVFVAGLKEEIVNNAEQVLNLIKAGEVNRHFGETNMNVRSSRSHTIFRMVIESKAKDSNSSNDCSINDVVRVSVLNLVDLAGSERIAKTGADGVRLKEGKYINKSLMVLGNVINKLSEGSKQRGHIPYRDSKLTRILQPALGGNAKTSIICTIAPEEIHIEETRGTLQFASRAKRITNCVQVNEILTEAALLKRQQLEIEELRKKLQGSHAEVLEQEILKLRNDLLKYEMERGKLEMELQEERKSRDQWIREQRMKIENSCTTKSFSDCGTNDNQGSGCFRRGFVEEYSDISSSISQGDIFKSPKVDPNAFVARRSKNSTLPDHSPLPDAFCNVADEDMWVKMNNGYIADLDSLQTTPPTNRKVQSFPTSDATVGCTSEIEKYEREVQDLRKQLELAKERINELEQKHSEEVPSSKQLIVETPKHQQETRLTHELPLRLSESEGNFKDSFEEALSVMQRFASGGTLSTAKILSTMSEIGDHLFATLEGHFAVNTGGERSSTGNSALINEHQKEFRQRIDNIITSLELSETSITGQEWKHKCSCEPKGSDLGGETAKDDLNERYENLERELLLLKVERDSLLQKFSESSEKLSMVSSQKENALKELNTEVLRRKNIEGEVKQIAAAFTNRQKSLISFHSDLKTKIENWRAQTTILVPKSFGFKD; translated from the exons ATGGAGAAGATCTGCGTCGCCGTTCGTCTTCGCCCACTGGTTTCCCAagactcttcttcttcctccgtcGGAACTTTCTGGAAGGTCGAAGATAACCGCATCTCTCTCCACAAGATCCATGGCACTCCACTCTCTGCTTCTTCTTACGCTTTCG ATCACATATTTGACGAAAGAAGCACCAATGCTAGCGTCTACGAGCTTCTCGCCAAGGACATCATTCACGCCGCGCTCGACGGCTTCAACG GAACTGCATTTGCGTATGGGCAGACCAGTAGTGGCAAGACTTTCACCATGAATGGTTCTGAAACTGACGCAGGAGTGATTCCTCGCGCAGTTGGAGACATATTTGCGACAATGGAGATG ATGTCTGATCGAGAGTTTCTGATACGAGTTTCCTACATGGAGATCTACAACGAAGAAATTAATGACCTTCTTGTTGTTGAAAATCAGAAATTGCAAATTCATGAGAGCTTGGAG CGTGGAGTATTTGTTGCAGGGCTGAAAGAGGAAATTGTAAATAATGCTGAACAAGTGCTGAATCTCATTAAAGCAGGGGAAG ttaacaGACACTTTGGTGAGACAAATATGAATGTAAGGAGTAGCAGATCGCACACAATATTTAGAATG GTgattgaaagcaaagcaaaggaTTCCAATTCTTCCAATGATTGTTCAATTAATGATGTTGTTAGAGTTTCAGTCTTG AATTTAGTAGATCTAGCTGGTTCTGAAAGGATTGCTAAGACTGGAGCTGATGGAGTACgtttaaaagaaggaaaatatattaacaagAGCTTGATGGTTTTGGGGAACGTTATCAACAAACTAAGTGAGGGTTCAAAGCAAAG GGGGCATATCCCGTATCGTGATAGTAAATTAACTCGTATACTCCAACCTGCTCTTGGTGGTAATGCCAAAACGTCCATTATTTGCACCATAGCACCAGAAGAG ATTCACATTGAAGAAACAAGGGGAACTCTTCAGTTTGCTAGCAGAGCCAAGCGCATCACAAATTGTGTTCAAGTGAATGAG ATATTGACGGAAGCAGCCTTGTTAAAACGGCAACAATTAGAGATAGAGGAGCTACGTAAGAAGCTTCAG gGATCCCATGCTGAGGTGCTCGAGCAAGAGATTCTTAAACTCAGGAACGATTTGCTCAAG TATGAAATGGAGCGTGGGAAGCTTGAAATGGAACTGCAAGAAGAGAGGAAATCACGTGATCAATGGATTAGGGAGCAAcggatgaaaattgaaaattcttGCACTACTAAATCTTTCTCAGATTGTGGGACGAATGACAATCAG GGATCGGGATGTTTTAGGCGCGGATTTGTGGAAGAGTACAGTGACATTAGTAGTAGTATATCTCAAGGAGATATTTTCAAATCTCCTAAGGTAGATCCCAATGCTTTTGTAGCCAGGCGATCAAAGAATTCAACATTGCCAGATCACAGCCCCCTTCCAGATGCTTTCTGTAATGTGGCTGATGAAGATATGTGGGTGAAAATGAACAATGGTTATATTGCGGACCTTGATTCCCTTCAAACTACTCCTCCCACCAACCGAAAAGTTCAGTCATTCCCGACAAGTGATGCAACTGTT GGTTGtacaagtgaaattgagaagTATGAACGAGAGGTTCAAGATTTGAGGAAACAACTGGAACTAGCTaaagaaagaataaatgaaCTCGAG CAAAAGCATTCAGAAGAAGTGCCATCAAGCAAGCAATTAATCGTTGAGACACCCAAACATCAACAAGAAACACGACTAACTCATGAATTACCTCTGAGGTTATCTGAATCTGAGGGAAACTTCAAAGATAGCTTTGAGGAGGCTTTGTCAGTAATGCAG AGATTTGCATCGGGTGGCACATTATCAACTGCGAAGATACTTTCAACCATGAGTGAAATTGGAGATCATCTATTTGCAACTTTGGAAGGTCATTTTGCTGTGAATACGGGTGGTGAAAGGTCTTCCACCGGAAACAGTGCTCTAATCAATGAACACCAAAAAGAGTTTCGTCAGAGGATTGATAACATAATTACATCGTTGGAGTTATCCGAAACCTCAATAACAGGACAGGAGTGGAAACATAAGTGCAGCTGTGAACCCAAG GGCTCTGATTTGGGAGGTGAAACTGCAAAGGATGATTTAAATGAAAGATATGAAAACCTAGAAAGGGAGTTACTACTGTTGAAGGTCGAAAGAGACTCTTTGCTGCAGAAGTTCTCTGAATCATCAGAGAAGCTATCAATGGTTTCCAGCCAAAAGGAAAATGCTTTGAAAGAGTTAAATACTGAAGTGCTGAGAAGGAAAAATATAGAAGGGGAAGTTAAGCAGATTGCTGCAGCTTTTACTAATCGTCAGAAATCACTCATTTCCTTTCATAGTGATCTTAAGACCAAAATTGAGAATTGGAGAGCCCAGACTACAATCTTGGTGCCCAAATCTTTTGGTTTTAAGGACTAG